The following coding sequences are from one Anopheles bellator chromosome X, idAnoBellAS_SP24_06.2, whole genome shotgun sequence window:
- the LOC131213703 gene encoding pro-resilin-like, translated as MVARRAFELAVAAVAACSMYAVLLHVEAVPQGVDKYEPYEYKYEVKDPEKKLFFDKNEAGDMAGKVTGRYSVWLPDGRLMTIKYVVDKEGGFQPEVDFQDNANPLSG; from the exons ATGGTGGCCAGAAGGGCTTTTGAGTTGGCtgttgccgccgtcgctgcttGCAGTATGTACGCGGTCCTGTTGCATGTGGAGGCCGTGCCACAAGGCGTGGACAAGTACGAACCG TACGAGTACAAGTACGAAGTGAAAGATCCTGAAAAGAAACTATTTTTCGACAAAAATGAAGCTGGTGATATGGCGGGCAAG GTGACCGGACGATACTCAGTGTGGCTGCCAGACGGACGGCTTATGACGATCAAGTATGTCGTCGATAAGGAGGGTGGCTTCCAGCCTGAAGTGGATTTTCAGGACAATGCGAATCCGTTATCGGGATGA